A single genomic interval of Sphingomonas faeni harbors:
- a CDS encoding Crp/Fnr family transcriptional regulator, protein MAYNNRLLRALSSADQDILRPHLKWSELERGTVLVLPDESIKRVWFLESGLSSIIAISGTDQGIEVGLSGRDGLIGMPLVLDADRTPHRAFMQVAGTGYSVDGDDLRQILDEQAGIRKVLLRYVQAYSTQTTYTALSNVMHTVEERLARWLLMSHDRQDDDEIPLTHDFLALMLGVRRPSVTIALHSLEGLGFIKATRGLIKVRKRGELEEFAGAGYGVPEAEYERLIGPLR, encoded by the coding sequence GATCAGGATATCCTGCGTCCGCATCTCAAATGGTCGGAGCTGGAGCGGGGCACTGTCCTTGTTTTGCCGGACGAGTCGATCAAGCGCGTATGGTTTCTGGAAAGCGGGCTGAGTTCGATCATCGCCATATCGGGGACCGATCAGGGTATCGAAGTCGGTCTTTCCGGCCGCGATGGCTTGATAGGAATGCCGCTCGTTCTTGATGCCGATCGGACTCCGCACCGCGCCTTCATGCAGGTCGCGGGCACCGGCTATAGCGTCGACGGCGACGATCTTCGTCAAATTTTGGACGAGCAGGCTGGCATTCGGAAGGTTTTGCTACGCTACGTTCAAGCGTATTCGACGCAGACCACGTACACCGCCTTGTCGAATGTTATGCATACCGTCGAAGAGCGGTTGGCACGTTGGCTTTTGATGAGTCACGACCGTCAGGACGATGACGAGATACCTTTGACCCACGATTTCCTGGCACTCATGCTCGGAGTGCGTCGACCGAGCGTGACGATCGCCTTGCACTCGCTTGAAGGCCTAGGCTTCATCAAAGCGACTCGCGGTCTGATAAAGGTGCGCAAGCGCGGCGAACTCGAAGAGTTTGCAGGTGCCGGCTACGGCGTGCCCGAGGCCGAATATGAACGCTTGATCGGTCCGCTGCGCTGA
- a CDS encoding DUF6894 family protein codes for MPRFFLHIDDGAQRIEDEEGSDLPDLAAAREEALSAARQLWAAAILRQQDIGARRFLIAGDDGNVTHVVKMDDALPQNLLHRLRAI; via the coding sequence ATGCCTCGTTTTTTCCTGCATATCGATGACGGGGCGCAGCGGATCGAGGATGAGGAGGGCAGCGACCTGCCTGATCTGGCAGCCGCTCGCGAGGAAGCCCTCAGCGCCGCGCGGCAACTATGGGCCGCAGCGATCCTCAGACAGCAAGATATCGGAGCACGCCGGTTTTTGATTGCCGGTGATGACGGCAACGTGACCCATGTGGTCAAGATGGACGATGCTTTACCGCAGAACCTGCTGCACCGCTTAAGGGCAATTTAA
- a CDS encoding IS5 family transposase (programmed frameshift) has translation MSDLYWLTDEQMARLQPYFPKSHGKPRVDDRRVLSGIVFVNRNGLRWRDAPKDYGPHKTLYNRWKRWGERGVFLRMMEGLAAAEAVPKTVMIDATYLKAHRTASSLRVKKGNLGRLIGRTKGGMNTKLHAVSDADGRPLSFFMTAGQVSDYTGAAALLDDLPKAQWLLGDRGYDADWFRDALEAKGIQPCIPGRRSRNEPVRYDKRRYRRRSRIEIMFGRLKDWRRVATRYDRCPTVFFSAVALAATVIFWL, from the exons ATGAGCGACCTGTACTGGCTGACGGATGAGCAGATGGCGCGTCTGCAACCGTATTTTCCCAAGAGCCATGGCAAGCCTCGGGTTGATGATCGGCGGGTGCTCAGCGGTATCGTTTTCGTCAACCGCAACGGGCTACGCTGGCGTGATGCGCCGAAGGACTATGGGCCGCACAAGACGCTCTACAATCGCTGGAAGCGGTGGGGCGAGAGGGGTGTGTTCTTGCGCATGATGGAGGGGCTCGCGGCAGCAGAAGCCGTACCGAAAACGGTTATGATCGACGCGACCTACCTGAAGGCACACCGCACGGCATCGAGTCTGCGGGTAAAAAAGGGGA ATCTCGGCCGCCTGATCGGCCGCACGAAAGGCGGCATGAACACCAAACTGCACGCCGTCAGCGATGCGGATGGGCGGCCCTTGAGCTTCTTCATGACCGCCGGGCAGGTCAGCGACTACACCGGCGCGGCAGCCTTGCTCGACGATCTGCCGAAAGCACAGTGGCTGCTTGGCGACCGTGGTTATGACGCCGATTGGTTCAGGGACGCCCTGGAAGCCAAGGGCATCCAGCCCTGCATCCCGGGCCGCAGATCGCGGAACGAGCCGGTCAGATACGACAAGCGCCGCTACCGGCGCCGCAGCCGCATCGAGATCATGTTCGGCCGTCTGAAGGATTGGCGCCGCGTCGCCACTCGCTACGACCGCTGCCCAACCGTCTTCTTCTCTGCCGTCGCGCTCGCGGCCACCGTCATCTTCTGGCTATGA
- a CDS encoding Crp/Fnr family transcriptional regulator, with amino-acid sequence MSKANVSPLVAMLDKLAMYAPISFEDRAGLLELPYASRVFEAGSYLVREGDAPDHCGMLVSGLVCRHKISGEGLRQIVSIQVPGDIYDLQQLYFVTADHNVQTLTQCAVIMVPRKALRQLAADRLSITQAIFANVLVELSIAREWLLNIGRRDARTRIAHLLCELAVRLDLPALPPGQPYELPMTQEQLGDALGLTAVHISRMLRILVRDGLLKYSRRGVTIPDWKSLVDVADFNSRYLHLDTPSHPFQARPQS; translated from the coding sequence ATGAGCAAAGCTAACGTCAGCCCTCTCGTTGCAATGCTGGACAAGCTTGCAATGTACGCGCCGATCTCATTTGAAGATCGTGCCGGATTACTGGAATTGCCCTACGCATCGCGCGTCTTCGAGGCCGGTAGCTACCTTGTTCGTGAAGGAGATGCCCCGGATCACTGTGGCATGCTTGTTTCCGGTCTGGTTTGCCGGCACAAAATCAGCGGCGAAGGCCTCCGGCAGATCGTCTCGATCCAAGTCCCAGGTGATATATACGACCTCCAGCAGCTATACTTCGTCACAGCTGATCACAACGTTCAGACCCTTACGCAGTGTGCAGTTATTATGGTCCCGCGAAAGGCATTGCGCCAACTGGCGGCTGATCGGCTTTCCATTACTCAAGCAATTTTCGCTAACGTGCTCGTCGAACTGTCGATAGCTCGCGAGTGGTTGCTCAATATTGGTCGTCGTGATGCTCGTACACGGATTGCCCATTTATTGTGTGAGTTAGCTGTTCGATTGGACCTGCCAGCTTTGCCGCCAGGGCAGCCATATGAATTGCCTATGACGCAAGAGCAATTAGGCGATGCACTCGGCTTAACGGCAGTCCATATTAGCAGAATGCTTAGGATCCTAGTTCGTGACGGGTTATTAAAATATAGTAGAAGAGGTGTAACCATCCCTGATTGGAAATCATTAGTCGATGTGGCAGACTTTAATAGCCGCTATTTGCATTTAGACACGCCCTCTCATCCGTTCCAGGCTCGACCTCAAAGCTAG
- a CDS encoding MucR family transcriptional regulator, whose product MSDTTLDLNPVELATELTIAWLANPNTRTNADDIPAFLNRMYETVSVLVGGNATAAEPEAPAQQYTPAVTARKSLASPDHIISMIDGKPYKTLRRHLATNGMTPAEYRERYGLKADYPMVAPTYSEARRTMAKSIGLGRKPGQTNAAKADAKPASAPRKRKAEEAAAE is encoded by the coding sequence ATGTCCGACACTACCCTCGACCTAAACCCCGTTGAACTCGCCACGGAATTAACAATTGCTTGGCTCGCCAACCCCAACACGCGTACCAATGCAGACGACATTCCAGCCTTCCTAAACAGAATGTACGAAACTGTTTCGGTGCTGGTCGGCGGTAACGCTACGGCTGCTGAGCCCGAAGCGCCTGCTCAACAATACACCCCGGCAGTAACGGCTCGTAAGTCCCTTGCTAGTCCCGACCACATCATCAGCATGATCGATGGTAAGCCGTACAAGACGTTGCGTCGTCACCTGGCCACCAACGGCATGACGCCAGCGGAATATCGCGAGCGTTACGGCCTGAAGGCGGATTATCCCATGGTCGCTCCTACCTATTCAGAAGCACGTCGCACGATGGCCAAGAGCATTGGCTTGGGTCGCAAGCCTGGCCAGACGAATGCAGCTAAGGCAGACGCCAAGCCCGCTTCGGCTCCCCGCAAGCGCAAGGCTGAAGAAGCAGCAGCGGAATAA
- a CDS encoding GGDEF domain-containing protein produces the protein MAELDRHGAKSELERLQQDRISALIRSLPVPFVFVDAQATDALINNDARSLLRLSPTEGGVERIASALRDLIQSQGDAAFHHQLAADPRAAATFYAPHRGRAYKAHTQWIDDGLVGRIWTFHDITEERRLEEALRVLASTDHLTGALNRRAFQLAFRSEVARCRRYGVALSLVMLDLDHFKRVNDTYGHQAGDEVLKETSSLIRSSLRESDIFGRLGGEEFALLLPHTDLDQGTVLAERLRKAIADKPVNVGSALVRITTSVGITTCRSQTDPIDTMMRRADEALYAAKADGRDRVVSIP, from the coding sequence CAGCGCGTTAATCCGGAGCTTGCCCGTACCGTTCGTGTTCGTCGACGCGCAGGCGACGGACGCGCTGATCAACAACGACGCGCGTTCCCTTTTGAGGCTCTCGCCTACCGAGGGTGGGGTGGAGCGGATTGCCAGTGCCTTGCGGGACCTGATCCAGTCCCAGGGCGACGCGGCATTTCATCACCAACTTGCAGCAGACCCGCGAGCCGCCGCGACCTTCTATGCTCCGCATCGCGGGCGCGCATATAAGGCCCACACCCAATGGATCGATGATGGTCTCGTGGGTCGCATCTGGACCTTCCACGACATTACAGAAGAACGCCGCCTCGAGGAGGCGTTGCGCGTTCTCGCCAGCACCGACCACCTGACCGGAGCGCTCAATCGACGAGCGTTCCAGCTGGCGTTCCGGTCAGAAGTTGCGCGATGCCGCCGCTACGGCGTTGCGCTGAGCCTCGTCATGCTTGATCTGGATCACTTCAAGCGGGTGAACGATACATACGGGCATCAGGCCGGCGACGAAGTCCTAAAGGAGACAAGCAGCCTCATTCGGTCGTCTCTGCGAGAAAGCGATATCTTCGGTCGCCTCGGGGGCGAGGAGTTTGCGCTACTGCTTCCGCACACAGATCTTGATCAAGGAACCGTGCTCGCCGAACGCCTCCGCAAAGCGATTGCAGATAAGCCCGTCAACGTCGGATCTGCATTAGTACGGATCACCACCAGCGTTGGCATCACGACCTGTCGGTCGCAGACCGATCCCATCGACACGATGATGCGACGGGCGGACGAGGCGCTGTATGCAGCGAAGGCTGATGGTCGCGACCGGGTTGTATCAATCCCGTAG